GCCTGCGCGATCTGACCAGCACGGTGGCCGGCCTTACCCGCCCGGTGCCGCGCGGGCCCAACGGGCGTGAGGACATGCGCGTGTGGGCGGTAAAGAGTACGGCGCTGGCCTGCGAGAACATGATGCTTGCCGCCAAGGCCAAGGGTTTCGATTCTTGTCCGATGGAAGGCAACGACCCGCTCGTCGTCGGCGACATCGTGGGCCTCAAGCGCAGCAAGTGGAAGCGGACCTGGGACATCCCCATGGTAATCAGCTTCGGCTACGCCAGCGACCGCGGCGTCTGGGGCGCCCAGTGGCGCCGCGAGCGCAGCAAGGTCGTGCGCGAGATCTAGTACCGCCAGATTTCGGGATTTAAAATACCGCCAAGGCGCCAAGAACGCCAACGAAGCCGGAGCAATTCAAACCTGCTTGGCGACCTTGGCGCCTTGGCGGTTTTCTTATTGCTGAATCTCTAGATCACCCGACGCGGACGGTCGGTCTTGCGATCGTGCTCGGGCAGTTCCCACACGCCGGCAATTTCGTGCTCGCAGTGGGGACACTTGCCGTCTTTGACATCGAGCTTGAGGATGCGGTGCCAGTCGCGCACGACGAGCGGCGCGGCGCAGCCCGGGCAGAACGTCGTGCCACCCGCCGGGTCATGGACGTTGCCGGTGTAGACATAGTGGAGTCCCACGTCGCGGGCGATGCGGCAGGCCAGGCTCAGCATCTCCGGCGGCGTGCCGCGAGTGTGCATGAACTTGTAGTCGGGATGGAAGGCCGTGAAGTGCACGGGCACGTCGGGGCCGAGGTTTTCGAGAATCCACTCAGCCATCTTGCGCGTCTCGCCCGGATCGTCGTTGTAACCCGGAATGATCAGGTTCGTAATCTCCAGCCACACGTCACTCTCGTGCTTGATCCACTTGAGAGTCTCCAGCACGGGTTCGAGTTCCGAGAGCGTGACCTTGCGATAGAAGTCATCGGTGAAGGCCTTCAAATCCACGTTGGCCGCGTCGATGTTCTCGTAAAACTCCGGGCGCGCTTCTTCGGTGATGTAGCCTGCGGTAACGGCGACCGAGCGGATACCCTGCCCGCGTGCCTCGCGGGCGACGTCCTCGACGAATTCAGCGAAGATCACCGGGTCGTTGTAGGTGTAGGCGATGCTCGCGCAGTCCTCGCGTCTGGCAAGCGCCACGACCTGCTCGGGCGTGACTTCGGGAATGAGCCGCGACTTCTCGCGCGCCTTGGAGATGTCCCAGTTCTGGCAGAACTTGCATCCGAGGTTGCAACCCACCGTGCCGAAGCTCAGGACCGAGCTGCCCGGCAGGAAGTGCGAGAGCGGTTTCTTCTCAATGGGATCAGCCGCAAAGCCGCTGGGGCGGCCATAACCGATGTTGTAGAGCTTTCCGCCGTGGTTCTGGCGGATAAAACAGAACCCCGCCTGCCCCTCCTTTACCTTGCAAAGACGCGGGCAGAGGGTGCAGACGATCCGCTCGTCGTCCTCGGTATGCCAGTAACGGGCCTCATGGGCACCCTCCGGCAGGGGGTCAATGTGCCGCTCAACCATGGAGGAAAGTTAACCACGATTGGCCCTCAATCAACAGAGAAATTCACGGCTGAAAGTAGGGGCGAGGTCTACTCGCCCTGTCCTGAATCGGCACGGATACCCACGGATACCCGGGGGTGGGCGGGTAGACCCCGCCCCTACGGCGCCTTGGCGGTTTAACTCGCTTCCGCCTGGATGTCGGCGCCGACAGCTCTGTTTTTCTTGCCCTGCCAGGCGATGTAGCTGGCGGCGCAGAAGATGAGCGCGGCGCCCACCCAGAAACTCTGCGGGTAGATTTCTCCGAACAGAAAGATGCCCCAGAGGGAGGCAAAGACCGTCGTCGCCATGGCGGTTACGGCGCCGGCGCTGGCGGTCAGGTAACGAAGCGCGTGGTTCATCAGGAGCTGCGCGATGGTCGAGCCCACCGCCACCACCAGCAC
This portion of the Chrysiogenia bacterium genome encodes:
- a CDS encoding nitroreductase family protein gives rise to the protein LRDLTSTVAGLTRPVPRGPNGREDMRVWAVKSTALACENMMLAAKAKGFDSCPMEGNDPLVVGDIVGLKRSKWKRTWDIPMVISFGYASDRGVWGAQWRRERSKVVREI
- the amrS gene encoding AmmeMemoRadiSam system radical SAM enzyme, whose product is MVERHIDPLPEGAHEARYWHTEDDERIVCTLCPRLCKVKEGQAGFCFIRQNHGGKLYNIGYGRPSGFAADPIEKKPLSHFLPGSSVLSFGTVGCNLGCKFCQNWDISKAREKSRLIPEVTPEQVVALARREDCASIAYTYNDPVIFAEFVEDVAREARGQGIRSVAVTAGYITEEARPEFYENIDAANVDLKAFTDDFYRKVTLSELEPVLETLKWIKHESDVWLEITNLIIPGYNDDPGETRKMAEWILENLGPDVPVHFTAFHPDYKFMHTRGTPPEMLSLACRIARDVGLHYVYTGNVHDPAGGTTFCPGCAAPLVVRDWHRILKLDVKDGKCPHCEHEIAGVWELPEHDRKTDRPRRVI